One segment of Penaeus chinensis breed Huanghai No. 1 chromosome 14, ASM1920278v2, whole genome shotgun sequence DNA contains the following:
- the LOC125032017 gene encoding glutamate-gated chloride channel-like, whose translation MIWVPDFSFTNARYIDNLQIQRKMDIVEEYTLHREGNGTRTVSNGYEVTSYSGSEVYISREVQYMFVFTCNYNLFAFPFDMQECYMKLKLHGPQGCRPQWNVRDGGINVYGNRTTISVYNVAPLRYTYSISPGDVPEIALVVLFTRKFESFLLTTFLPCIILCALSQLTLTHFHLDDFPDRITVTLSLLIVLASLFSQTSSTLPMSPTPKCIDFFFFYCILRVSVVFILHSCIEKSRRSRRNEQQTLVSRFSPGRMDKTPKKSPCGCAKNFKMPEVSAPGFIKKVGLFAIAITDVLNLSCNIYFIMLDRRAKLLRYESAYVTEENML comes from the exons ATGATATGGGTCCCTGATTTTAGCTTTACAAACGCCAGGTACATAGACAACCTTCAGATACAGAGGAAGATGGATATTGTAGAGGAGTACACTTTACACCGAGAGGGAAATGGAACAAGAACTGTGTCTAACGGATATGAAG TTACATCATACTCGGGCTCGGAAGTGTACATCAGCCGGGAGGTACAATACATGTTCGTCTTCACGTGCAACTACAACCTCTTCGCCTTTCCCTTCGACATGCAGGAGTGCTACATGAAGCTCAAACTCCACGGACCTCAGGGATGTCGACCGCAGTGGAACGTTCGTGACGGCGGCATAAATGTGTACGGAAACAGGACAACCATTTCCGTGTACAACGTCGCCCCTCTCCGGTACACGTACAGCATATCGCCTGGGGACGTTCCGGAGATCGCGCTGGTCGTCCTCTTCACCCGCAAGTTCGAGTCGTTCCTCCTCACGACCTTTCTGCCTTGTATAATCCTCTGCGCGCTCTCCCAGCTCACGCTCACCCACTTCCACCTGGACGACTTCCCCGACAGAATTACCGTCACGCTCTCTCTGCTCATTGTCCTGGCCTCGCTGTTCTCCCAGACGTCGAGCACCTTGCCGATGTCACCCACGCCCAAGTGCatcgacttcttcttcttttattgtatCCTGAGGGTGAGCGTCGTCTTCATCTTGCACAGTTGCATCGAGAAGAGCCGTCGATCTCGGCGGAATGAGCAGCAGACGTTGGTGTCTCGCTTCAGTCCGGGACGAATGGATAAAACTCCGAAGAAGAGTCCTTGTGGATGCGCCAAGAACTTCAAGATGCCTGAAGTCAGTGCGCCAGGATTCATTAAGAAAGTTGGTCTGTTTGCCATCGCCATCACTGACGTCCTCAACTTATCATGTAACATTTACTTCATTATGCTGGACAGGAGAGCCAAGTTGTTGAGGTATGAGTCTGCATACGTAACGGAAGAGAACATGCTCTAA